One genomic window of Bradyrhizobium sp. B124 includes the following:
- the pdxH gene encoding pyridoxamine 5'-phosphate oxidase translates to MTDTTSIKHPTPLTSGDFTAAEEPFALFGEWFAEAVKSEPNDPNAMALATVDADGLPDVRMVLMKGFDADGFVFYSHIASAKGRELAANPKAALLFHWKSLRRQVRIRGAVTPVTDAEADAYFATRPKQAQIGAWASKQSQPLESRFAFEQAIAKAGARYVIGEVPRPPGWSGWRITPQRFEFWHDRPFRLHDRIEFRRDGAGSAWSKVRLYP, encoded by the coding sequence ATGACCGACACGACCTCCATCAAACACCCGACACCGTTAACATCGGGTGATTTCACCGCGGCGGAGGAGCCGTTCGCCCTGTTCGGCGAATGGTTTGCGGAAGCGGTCAAGTCCGAGCCGAACGATCCGAACGCGATGGCGCTCGCAACCGTCGATGCCGACGGGCTGCCCGACGTGCGGATGGTGCTGATGAAGGGCTTCGATGCCGACGGCTTCGTGTTCTACAGCCACATTGCCAGCGCCAAGGGCCGCGAATTGGCCGCAAACCCTAAGGCCGCTTTACTGTTTCACTGGAAATCGCTGCGCCGTCAGGTGCGCATCCGCGGGGCGGTGACGCCGGTGACGGACGCCGAGGCCGACGCCTATTTCGCCACCCGGCCGAAGCAGGCGCAAATCGGCGCCTGGGCCAGCAAGCAATCGCAGCCGCTGGAGAGTCGCTTCGCGTTCGAGCAGGCGATCGCCAAGGCCGGCGCGAGATACGTCATCGGCGAGGTGCCGCGTCCGCCGGGCTGGAGCGGCTGGCGGATCACGCCGCAGCGCTTCGAGTTCTGGCACGACCGCCCGTTCCGCCTGCACGACCGCATCGAATTCCGCCGCGACGGCGCCGGCAGCGCATGGTCGAAGGTGCGGCTCTATCCGTGA
- a CDS encoding SDR family oxidoreductase — protein MSPPSNAPRRTLLLTGASRGIGHATAIRFASAGWRVITCSRHAFPEVCPWGAGPEDHIEVDFGDHDDTVRAISEIRKRLVNDELHALVNNAAISPKGAGGARLGTMDTDIETWLHVFRVNFFAPIMLARGLIDELRHAKGAVVNVTSIAGSRVHPFAGVAYATSKAALASLTREMASDFGRVGVRVNSIAPGEIDTSILSPGTEKIVDQQIPMHRLGTPDEVAKIIYVLCTETSSYVNGAEIHINGGQHV, from the coding sequence ATGTCCCCTCCTTCCAACGCGCCGCGCCGTACCCTGCTCCTGACCGGTGCCAGCCGCGGCATCGGTCACGCCACCGCGATCCGGTTTGCTTCCGCCGGCTGGCGCGTCATCACCTGCTCGCGGCATGCATTTCCGGAAGTCTGCCCCTGGGGCGCTGGACCGGAAGATCACATCGAGGTCGATTTCGGCGACCATGACGACACGGTTCGCGCCATCAGCGAGATCCGCAAACGGTTGGTGAACGACGAGTTGCACGCGCTGGTCAACAATGCCGCGATCTCGCCGAAGGGGGCGGGCGGCGCGCGGCTCGGGACCATGGACACCGATATCGAGACGTGGCTGCACGTGTTCCGCGTCAACTTCTTCGCGCCCATCATGCTGGCCCGTGGACTGATCGACGAGCTCAGGCACGCCAAGGGCGCGGTGGTGAATGTCACCTCGATCGCCGGCTCGCGCGTGCATCCGTTCGCCGGCGTTGCCTATGCGACCTCGAAAGCCGCGCTGGCTTCACTGACGCGGGAAATGGCATCCGACTTCGGCCGCGTCGGCGTGCGCGTCAATTCGATCGCACCGGGCGAGATCGATACTTCGATCCTGTCGCCGGGCACCGAGAAGATCGTCGACCAGCAAATCCCGATGCATCGCCTTGGCACTCCGGACGAGGTCGCCAAGATCATCTACGTGCTGTGCACGGAAACCAGCTCCTACGTGAACGGCGCCGAGATCCACATCAACGGTGGCCAGCACGTCTGA
- a CDS encoding magnesium transporter CorA family protein, translated as MLSVFVPSDFSLKKAAVTDFGALPEGAVWVDLVNPTVEEDRAVEKLAGIAVPTREDMQEIEISSRLYIENSARYMTATLMCQSDTDMPRTTAVTFILTGHRLVTVRYDLPKPFALVENKLARACSPGLTGEQVLMELLDAVIDRCADILERCGADIDQVSHDIFEPESQRHGHAKQYSQILIAIGRKGDLTSKVRESLVSIGRLVTFLSAIVEGVKWSKDMREQLKTMQRDVASLTDHASYLSNKITFVLDAMLGVVNLEQNNIIKLFSVMAVVLMPPTLIASVYGMNFKAMPELEWAHGYPYALVLMLIAAIVPYWIFKWKKWL; from the coding sequence ATGCTGTCGGTGTTCGTTCCCTCCGATTTCTCCCTCAAGAAGGCCGCCGTCACCGACTTCGGCGCGCTGCCGGAGGGCGCGGTCTGGGTCGACCTGGTGAACCCGACCGTCGAGGAGGACCGGGCCGTCGAGAAGCTCGCCGGGATCGCGGTTCCGACCCGGGAAGACATGCAGGAGATCGAGATCTCCAGCCGGCTCTATATCGAGAACAGCGCGCGCTACATGACCGCGACGCTGATGTGCCAGTCTGACACCGATATGCCGCGCACCACGGCGGTCACCTTCATCCTGACCGGCCATCGGCTGGTAACGGTGCGCTACGACCTGCCGAAGCCGTTCGCACTGGTCGAGAACAAGCTGGCCCGGGCCTGTTCCCCCGGCCTCACCGGCGAGCAGGTGCTGATGGAACTGCTGGATGCGGTGATCGACCGCTGCGCCGACATTCTGGAGCGCTGCGGGGCCGACATCGACCAGGTCTCCCATGACATCTTCGAACCGGAGAGCCAGCGCCACGGCCACGCCAAGCAGTATTCGCAGATCCTGATCGCGATCGGCCGCAAGGGCGACCTGACCTCGAAGGTCCGCGAAAGCCTGGTCTCGATCGGCCGCCTCGTCACGTTCCTTTCGGCGATCGTGGAGGGCGTGAAATGGTCCAAGGACATGCGCGAGCAGCTCAAGACCATGCAGCGTGACGTGGCCTCACTGACCGACCACGCTTCCTATCTCTCCAACAAGATCACCTTCGTGCTCGACGCCATGCTCGGCGTGGTCAATCTGGAACAGAACAACATCATCAAGCTGTTCTCGGTGATGGCGGTGGTGCTGATGCCGCCGACGCTGATCGCCTCGGTCTACGGCATGAATTTCAAGGCAATGCCGGAACTCGAATGGGCGCACGGCTATCCGTATGCGCTGGTGCTGATGCTGATCGCGGCGATCGTGCCGTACTGGATTTTCAAGTGGAAAAAGTGGCTGTAG